The following proteins come from a genomic window of Scomber japonicus isolate fScoJap1 chromosome 4, fScoJap1.pri, whole genome shotgun sequence:
- the LOC128357921 gene encoding zinc finger protein PLAGL2-like, whose translation MFHQQDHLKSQLQESHPTNRQLFHCQECGKQYNTQLGYRRHLVAAHSATAGLPCTEGAPSLLEHLGGHIDRPPPSEGNTNATLPVRERKYSCERCDRRFYTRKDVRRHAVVHTGRRDFLCPRCAQRFGRRDHLTRHLKKSHAQETGTPSTPVATPTPPNQCPVKEEPNPVTSEMGSVSKEGMDTFSRDMYNSYSLANPVPGMGHPHSLVQGTLSSSMGVGRHMPPPSSHPHHHHLQPPAAPQQQPYGNMSRYQHGSTSYPRTDVDSFLLDLQSAPPPHLSAVNSSTSISASPQREVLGEGVGASSDPHLLSRSPAVSSTELSCTTNMDLGSLLGFLPFSLPAYSPHMGMGGLMMSYPPTTTSTPSPSSSSTGLSSQAPGPFTFFQPPQAHVPQGPAAHNHSQLPQAYSSPAMSTSSSLPHYYQAFQQ comes from the coding sequence ATGTTCCACCAACAGGACCATCTGAAGAGCCAGCTGCAGGAAAGCCACCCAACTAACAGGCAGCTCTTCCACTGCCAGGAGTGTGGGAAGCAATACAACACCCAGCTGGGATACAGACGCCACCTGGTGGCAGCACACAGTGCTACAGCAGGCCTGCCCTGCACAGAGGGGGCCCCATCCTTGCTAGAGCACTTGGGCGGCCACATTGATAGACCTCCACCATCAGAGGGCAACACTAATGCTACTCTGCCCGTGAGAGAAAGGAAGTACTCATGTGAGCGATGCGACCGCCGTTTTTACACTCGTAAGGATGTACGGCGCCATGCTGTGGTGCACACTGGACGGCGTGATTTCCTTTGCCCCCGCTGTGCACAGCGCTTTGGTCGCAGAGATCACCTGACCCGTCACTTAAAGAAGAGTCATGCCCAGGAGACAGGAACACCCAGCACTCCTGTGGCTACACCCACCCCTCCCAACCAGTGCCCAGTGAAGGAGGAGCCCAACCCTGTGACCTCTGAGATGGGCTCTGTTTCCAAAGAGGGCATGGACACTTTCTCCAGGGATATGTACAACTCCTACTCGTTGGCCAATCCTGTTCCCGGGATGGGTCATCCTCACAGCCTTGTGCAGGGAACCTTGTCCTCAAGCATGGGTGTTGGTCGCCACATGCCCCCTCCATCCTCTCacccacaccaccaccacctgcaACCACCAGCGGCCCCACAGCAGCAGCCCTACGGCAACATGTCCAGGTACCAGCACGGATCTACCTCATATCCTCGCACCGACGTGGACAGTTTCCTGCTGGACTTGCAGAGTGCCCCCCCACCTCACCTGAGTGCAGTCAACTCTTCTACCTCTATTTCTGCCTCCCCTCAGAGGGAGGTGCTGGGTGAAGGGGTGGGTGCTAGCAGTGACCCCCACCTTCTGTCCAGGAGCCCTGCTGTCTCCTCAACCGAGCTGTCCTGCACCACTAACATGGACCTCGGGTCCCTACTGGGCTTCTTGCCATTCAGCCTGCCGGCCTATAGTCCTCACATGGGGATGGGAGGGTTAATGATGAGCTATCCACcaaccaccacctccaccccatctccatcctcctcttcaacTGGGCTGTCCTCCCAGGCTCCAGGGCCTTTCACCTTCTTCCAGCCCCCCCAGGCACATGTACCCCAGGGTCCTGCAGCCCACAACCACAGCCAGCTACCTCAGGCATACAGCAGTCCTGCTATGAGCACTTCTAGCTCCCTACCTCACTATTACCAGGCCTTTCAGCAGTAA